The Panicum virgatum strain AP13 chromosome 5K, P.virgatum_v5, whole genome shotgun sequence genome has a window encoding:
- the LOC120705982 gene encoding uncharacterized protein LOC120705982 isoform X1: protein MAQLLHHQDSAFYNKELHGCRWGILQFFGFRRRLRSTKMLSDKKHSQGKSSVGSKRRSSYAPLKNEDSGIMDDEKNTEVTKKQKSSKKNSGKASLRSLILRKLYGKEGQKEKMLPVAPKLLRTISIHYLESNEYVLDGESTSSGDGSSHSTKLSMQNAMDTNLRHSTSSIPDGCDSDLSSSLLLKRYDICVKRKNHRSISMDGVLHKVPYGKKVSGDIVSEGLSRSASATYDRDGLKPYTGPAAKRHVSQGFRRSHSLSESLENYSRLLDAISSSESKRILTSSKSTRDHSLDVPSVMTSSQRASEVEFRSLGLGRQDENLVTAEGAWAPHAHEKTDVDADANVAMDDSSGDVVAGDSEKPALLEECINDKKFDVAVSAEEDSYIVPSPSEVVDTTEEQAASSGNNDQVPSSAEVDLYAAHSISEEVDILEEHAETCNDAQIHSSAQADSCAALHSEDAKISEEQTPTFHDNQMHSSPFPKSTEGTSCVPDHSHEFEADISLSYEQESESPISVLDVAFSADPACPVKHTPLGVTSLKPRILHLNDAGVSSDTTIVQESDFDDLNGFQVDPSHEVEFNYVKDIFKKSSFYNEMLFDELYSQNIAALQEEDCQHYEASAASFDFTKMSADQLLLFDLTNEALLDIYKKYSVSKSKFSWFSSSGRPKPVGHRVLKELWSRVSSRLDERPWSSIEVDTILSKDLAKSDHWLNFERDADHMGNKVADFVFDKLLTELVLQLAEF, encoded by the exons ATGGCCCAGCTGTTGCACCACCAGGATTCCGCGTTCTATAACAAGGAATTACATGGGTGCCGATGGGGTATTCTTCAGTTCTTTGGATTTCGCCGTCGCCTGCGGTCCACGAAGATGCTATCTGACAAGAAACACAGTCAGGGGAAAAGCAGTGTCG GAAGTAAACGCCGAAGCTCTTATGCTCCATTGAAAAATGAAGACAGTGGCATCATGGATGATGAGAAAAATACTGAA GTTACAAAAAAACAGAAGTCATCAAAAAAGAATTCTGGTAAGGCTAGTTTGAGGTCCTTGATTCTAAGGAAATTATATGGAAAGGAAGGTCAGAAAGAAAAGATGCTTCCTGTTGCACCAAAGCTTCTGCGTACCATTTCAATACATTATCTGGAAAGCAACGAATATGTTCTTGACGGTGAATCCACTTCCAGTGGTGATGGTTCTTCACATAGTACTAAATTATCAATGCAAAATGCTATGGATACAAACTTGCGTCATTCTACATCTAGCATCCCAGATGGTTGTGATAGTGATTTAAGTTCTTCACTGCTCCTAAAAAGATATGACATCTGTGTGAAGCGAAAGAACCACCGTAGCATTTCAATGGATGGGGTTCTTCACAAGGTCCCATATGGAAAGAAGGTGTCTGGTGATATAGTTAGTGAAGGTCTCTCCAGATCAGCCTCTGCTACCTATGATAGGGATGGTCTGAAACCTTATACTGGTCCAGCTGCAAAGAGGCATGTAAGTCAAGGTTTTCGGCGTTCACATTCCCTCAGTGAATCTTTGGAAAATTACTCTCGCTTACTTGATGCCATTTCAAGTAGTGAATCCAAAAGAATACTGACAAGCTCTAAGTCTACTAGGGATCATTCTCTAGATGTCCCAAGTGTTATGACTTCATCGCAAAGAGCTTCTGAAGTTGAGTTCCGATCACTGGGTTTGGGTAGACAAGATGAAAATCTTGTAACTGCAGAAGGTGCCTGGGCGCCACATGCTCATGAGAAAACTGACGTCGATGCAGATGCAAACGTTGCTATGGATGATAGTTCTGGTGATGTAGTTGCTGGTGACTCTGAAAAACCTGCTTTACTTGAAGAATGCATCAATGACAAAAAATTTGATGTTGCGGTATCAGCTGAAGAAGACTCCTATATTGTTCCTTCACCTTCAGAAGTTGTTGATACTACAGAAGAACAGGCAGCATCTTCTGGTAATAATGACCAGGTTCCCTCATCAGCTGAAGTTGATTTGTATGCTGCCCATTCAATATCAGAAGAAGTTGACATCCTGGAAGAACATGCAGAAACTTGTAATGATGCTCAGATCCACTCTTCAGCCCAAGCAGATTCATGCGCTGCTCTACATTCAGAAGACGCCAAAATTTCAGAAGAACAAACGCCAACTTTTCATGACAACCAAATGCACTCATCCCCGTTTCCAAAGTCAACAGAAGGTACTTCTTGTGTTCCTGATCACAGTCACGAATTCGAAGCTGACATAAGTCTAAGCTACGAGCAAGAATCTGAAAGTCCAATATCTGTTCTTGACGTGGCCTTCTCAGCTGATCCTGCTTGTCCGGTGAAACATACACCGCTGGGTG TTACATCTCTGAAGCCAAGAATTCTCCATTTAAATGATGCTGGTGTTTCATCTGACACTACAATTGTACAAGAAAGTGACTTTGATGACCTGAATGGCTTCCAAGTAGATCCAAGCCACGAAGTTGAGTTTAACTACGTGAAGGATATATTCAAGAAATCGAGTTTCTACAATGAAATGCTGTTTGATGAATTGTACTCACAGAACATCGCAGCTCTCCAAGAAGAGGATTGCCAACACTACGAGGCCTCAGCAGCATCATTTGACTTCACTAAAATGTCTGCTGATCAGTTGCTGCTGTTCGATTTGACAAACGAAGCATTGCTCGACATCTACAAGAAATATTCTGTCTCCAAGTCCAAATTCTCCTGGTTCTCATCTTCTGGTAGACCGAAACCTGTGGGACACCGTGTCCTCAAGGAATTATGGTCTAGAGTGAGCTCCCGTCTGGATGAACGACCATGGTCCAGCATCGAGGTCGACACGATTCTGTCGAAGGATCTAGCAAAGAGCGACCACTGGTTGAATTTCGAGAGAGATGCTGATCACATGGGGAACAAGGTGGCAGACTTTGTGTTTGATAAGCTTCTGACTGAACTCGTTCTTCAGCTTGCAGAGTTTTGA
- the LOC120705982 gene encoding uncharacterized protein LOC120705982 isoform X2, which yields MAQLLHHQDSAFYNKELHGCRWGILQFFGFRRRLRSTKMLSDKKHSQGKSSVGSKRRSSYAPLKNEDSGIMDDEKNTEVTKKQKSSKKNSGKASLRSLILRKLYGKEGQKEKMLPVAPKLLRTISIHYLESNEYVLDGESTSSGDGSSHSTKLSMQNAMDTNLRHSTSSIPDGCDSDLSSSLLLKRYDICVKRKNHRSISMDGVLHKVPYGKKVSGDIVSEGLSRSASATYDRDGLKPYTGPAAKRHVSQGFRRSHSLSESLENYSRLLDAISSSESKRILTSSKSTRDHSLDVPSVMTSSQRASEVEFRSLGLGRQDENLVTAEGAWAPHAHEKTDVDADANVAMDDSSGDVVAGDSEKPALLEECINDKKFDVAVSAEEDSYIVPSPSEVVDTTEEQAASSGNNDQVPSSAEVDLYAAHSISEEVDILEEHAETCNDAQIHSSAQADSCAALHSEDAKISEEQTPTFHDNQMHSSPFPKSTEVTSLKPRILHLNDAGVSSDTTIVQESDFDDLNGFQVDPSHEVEFNYVKDIFKKSSFYNEMLFDELYSQNIAALQEEDCQHYEASAASFDFTKMSADQLLLFDLTNEALLDIYKKYSVSKSKFSWFSSSGRPKPVGHRVLKELWSRVSSRLDERPWSSIEVDTILSKDLAKSDHWLNFERDADHMGNKVADFVFDKLLTELVLQLAEF from the exons ATGGCCCAGCTGTTGCACCACCAGGATTCCGCGTTCTATAACAAGGAATTACATGGGTGCCGATGGGGTATTCTTCAGTTCTTTGGATTTCGCCGTCGCCTGCGGTCCACGAAGATGCTATCTGACAAGAAACACAGTCAGGGGAAAAGCAGTGTCG GAAGTAAACGCCGAAGCTCTTATGCTCCATTGAAAAATGAAGACAGTGGCATCATGGATGATGAGAAAAATACTGAA GTTACAAAAAAACAGAAGTCATCAAAAAAGAATTCTGGTAAGGCTAGTTTGAGGTCCTTGATTCTAAGGAAATTATATGGAAAGGAAGGTCAGAAAGAAAAGATGCTTCCTGTTGCACCAAAGCTTCTGCGTACCATTTCAATACATTATCTGGAAAGCAACGAATATGTTCTTGACGGTGAATCCACTTCCAGTGGTGATGGTTCTTCACATAGTACTAAATTATCAATGCAAAATGCTATGGATACAAACTTGCGTCATTCTACATCTAGCATCCCAGATGGTTGTGATAGTGATTTAAGTTCTTCACTGCTCCTAAAAAGATATGACATCTGTGTGAAGCGAAAGAACCACCGTAGCATTTCAATGGATGGGGTTCTTCACAAGGTCCCATATGGAAAGAAGGTGTCTGGTGATATAGTTAGTGAAGGTCTCTCCAGATCAGCCTCTGCTACCTATGATAGGGATGGTCTGAAACCTTATACTGGTCCAGCTGCAAAGAGGCATGTAAGTCAAGGTTTTCGGCGTTCACATTCCCTCAGTGAATCTTTGGAAAATTACTCTCGCTTACTTGATGCCATTTCAAGTAGTGAATCCAAAAGAATACTGACAAGCTCTAAGTCTACTAGGGATCATTCTCTAGATGTCCCAAGTGTTATGACTTCATCGCAAAGAGCTTCTGAAGTTGAGTTCCGATCACTGGGTTTGGGTAGACAAGATGAAAATCTTGTAACTGCAGAAGGTGCCTGGGCGCCACATGCTCATGAGAAAACTGACGTCGATGCAGATGCAAACGTTGCTATGGATGATAGTTCTGGTGATGTAGTTGCTGGTGACTCTGAAAAACCTGCTTTACTTGAAGAATGCATCAATGACAAAAAATTTGATGTTGCGGTATCAGCTGAAGAAGACTCCTATATTGTTCCTTCACCTTCAGAAGTTGTTGATACTACAGAAGAACAGGCAGCATCTTCTGGTAATAATGACCAGGTTCCCTCATCAGCTGAAGTTGATTTGTATGCTGCCCATTCAATATCAGAAGAAGTTGACATCCTGGAAGAACATGCAGAAACTTGTAATGATGCTCAGATCCACTCTTCAGCCCAAGCAGATTCATGCGCTGCTCTACATTCAGAAGACGCCAAAATTTCAGAAGAACAAACGCCAACTTTTCATGACAACCAAATGCACTCATCCCCGTTTCCAAAGTCAACAGAAG TTACATCTCTGAAGCCAAGAATTCTCCATTTAAATGATGCTGGTGTTTCATCTGACACTACAATTGTACAAGAAAGTGACTTTGATGACCTGAATGGCTTCCAAGTAGATCCAAGCCACGAAGTTGAGTTTAACTACGTGAAGGATATATTCAAGAAATCGAGTTTCTACAATGAAATGCTGTTTGATGAATTGTACTCACAGAACATCGCAGCTCTCCAAGAAGAGGATTGCCAACACTACGAGGCCTCAGCAGCATCATTTGACTTCACTAAAATGTCTGCTGATCAGTTGCTGCTGTTCGATTTGACAAACGAAGCATTGCTCGACATCTACAAGAAATATTCTGTCTCCAAGTCCAAATTCTCCTGGTTCTCATCTTCTGGTAGACCGAAACCTGTGGGACACCGTGTCCTCAAGGAATTATGGTCTAGAGTGAGCTCCCGTCTGGATGAACGACCATGGTCCAGCATCGAGGTCGACACGATTCTGTCGAAGGATCTAGCAAAGAGCGACCACTGGTTGAATTTCGAGAGAGATGCTGATCACATGGGGAACAAGGTGGCAGACTTTGTGTTTGATAAGCTTCTGACTGAACTCGTTCTTCAGCTTGCAGAGTTTTGA